Part of the Fusarium musae strain F31 chromosome 3, whole genome shotgun sequence genome, GAGGTGATATTCCGTCCTCGCTGCAACCTCAGAAGCCCCTGTCTATCTCACAGTGGCCCCTGCGCCACCCCAGCTCCCCACGTCCTAACCTCTACCACTTAACTTAGCACCACCAAGCTTCAAGACAAGCCAACCCAATCCAACTCCCGCCAACTCCGCCCACTTTCAATCAACGTCACCTCACTCACTATTTTCCCCTTCCGCTCCAACCGCTTCACATCGCTACAACATTTCAGTCCTCTACCCCGTCTCGATCTCAGCCCGCACCGCCATCTTACACATTGGCCCCGCAATGACGGCCACGGAACAGCAACAAGACGACTTCTCCAACGTCTCGTGGAGCGAACACGTCCACGACCAGACATCTCGCTCTGTTCCTCCCGCCGAAGAGCCAGGCCATGATATGAATGCGCCCGGTACGGGGCTGGAGATAGATGCCCCCTCGCTGGGGAATGAGGTCCTCGAGTGCACTGTTGGAACGCCCATCAAGGAAAATGACGGGACTAAGGATGCTTTTGTCTCGtatctcatcaccacaaaCGTACGTACCACTTCACCCACTATATCTTTCCCTCGTACTGACCATCGCAGTCGACATTCTCTGCCTTCCAGCGCTCAACTACAACCGTCCGCCGCCGCTTCACAGACTTCGTTTTCCTCTACAAACAACTCACCCGCGACTATCCCGCCGCTGCCGTGCCCCCTCTGCCCGACAAGCAACGCATGGAGTATGTCCGCGGCGACCGCTTCGGCTCTGACTTTACCGCCCGCCGCGCCCACTCCCTCCAGCGCTTCTTGAACAGACTGTCTCTCCATCCTACACTGCGCCGCGCTCCGATCCTGCATACGTTCCTCGAGAGCCCTGACTGGAATGCTACCATGCGCAGTCGTGGTGCACGAGCGAGCTCTGCGAGTGATCCTGGATCTGCGGGGGTGTTTGATAACTTTGCTGATACTTTCATCAATGCTTTTACGAAGCTGCATCGTCCGGATCGTCGGTTCCTtgaggtcaaggagaagagcgataagcttgatgatgacctGGGACATATTGAGAAGGTCATTGCTAGGGTTGCTAGAAGGGAGACGGATTTGGAGGTGGACTTGAGAGATCTTGCAGAGCAGTTTCAGAAGCTCATCCCACTTGAACCTCATGTGGAGCCCGCAGTTCACGGCTTCTCTGCTTCTATCGAAGACACAGCGACTCATCTACGGAAACTCAAGGACGTCACTGATCAAGACTACCTTGGCTCCCTGCGCGACATGCAAGCTTATTCCATCGCCCTTAAGAACCTCCTCAAAGCCCGCGAGCAGAAACAGCTCGACTACGAACAACTTACCGAATATCTCAACAAATCCACCACCGAGCGCGATACCCTCCAGTCCGGCCATCACGGCGGTTCCGGCGCTGGAAGCTTTCTGCGCGCCAAGATCGAAGACGTGCGGGGCGTAGACCACGAGCAAGCACGCCGTGAGCGCACGCGCAAGTTGGAGCTCCGTGTTGAAGAGCTAACCCACGAGGTTGAGAGCGCACGCAAGACGAGCGACATGTTTGACGATGAGGTTGTCAAGGAGGTCGCTGATTTCGAGCGCATCAAGAGGATTGAGATGAAGAGTCAGCTGGGAGGTCTCGCAGATGCGCACATCGAGTTCTATGGCGAGGTTGCTAGTATTTGGGAAAAGTACGTccaggagatggagaaggagagcaTCACGAGTGCGTAGGAGTCAGCAGAGATTAGAGTTCCATTCGGCGTTTATTAGGATATGGCGTTAGGGTTGTttagacgatgatgaggacctGACTAAAGTAGCTCGTCTAGAAGAAAGACATTCATGGCATTAGCACAGTCGGTACTCGTGAACAAAGGACAAGAGTGAGCATGACTTTGAAGAATTGGTGTTTGATTCAAGAATCACCTCATGTTTTCAGTCTTGACATTTTGTACCAAACGCCATCCAAGGTCTATTGACAAAGGCACAATATAACCAACATAGACAAGACAAAACACGCAAACTCCGCTAATCCATGCAAAAAAGCACCCAAATAGCTTGCTACGATGCCCAAGTCACGCATCAACGCCCGCCCAAAGGTCTTGTCTCacctttctcatcatcactgctctcctcctcactctCCTCATCGCTATCACTGTCTTCTCCCACAGCGTAATGCTGCGTATCATCGCCAGCCAATCTATCACGAGACTGGTCGCGATCATCTCTGTAGTCTTCGAACTGCTCATCATCGCTGCCCTCAGCAAAAGCATCGTACAGTTCTCCACCACGAGTCCTGCGGGCCTTGCCTCCAGCGGCCTTTTCGCCGGCTCGAAGaccctcagcctcttcttcgtcgatgAGTTCGAATTCGTAGTTGTTGTGGGAGGTGTTGCGGAGACGGCGGCGGCGGGCGATCCAGAAGTAGATTCCTAGACCGATGCAGAAGGCTGCGATGAGACCGACTGCGCCGTAGATCCAGATCTGTGCTTTCTTGGAGGCGCCGAAGGTGGGGAGCCAGGAAACCcaggatgatgaagctgtagTCGTTTCCTCGGCAGACTCTTGGGTGCTTGAgggctcttcctcgtcggtgCTGGTAGGTCGAGCGGGCTTGTTGGGTCGTTCAGGGTGGTCGGTAGGATGTTCGATGAGAGTAGGCTTGGTAGCAGGAGGAGCTGAGGTTGTAGAAGCAGCAATTGTCGTGGTAGACACAATCTTATCGTGGTCCTTGTCATCATCTGCGTTAGGCATGGGTAGCAGAGTTGCCTTGTCGGCCTCAATAGCTTCACCCCATAGCTTTAGGCGCCAGTCGGTGAAGCTGCCCTTGAATGAGTTCTTCTCAGTGTCGCGGACAACAATGGTCCACTTGCCGACACCACTTTCACCCCTATGTAATGTTAGTATGAGGAGATCAAGTTTAACAGGAATACGTACCAGTGAGCAACACTCATAAAGGTCCAGTCGATATATCCCTCCTCCTTGGCATCGCCTCGTCGGGCGACTGCAAGATGGCTGACCACATTGTCAGGGCTGATCAAGTCAACGCTCAGGTCACCACGTCGAGTGTGCTCAACGTTCATAGTAACAGTAATATGCTCAACACGAGCGAGGTTGGAGTCCTTGAGCATATCCTCGGTAACTTCAAGCGTTACACTCAAACCATCTCGACCCTCGGGGATCGACTTCTTGACATGAATCCAAGGAGAGAAATACCATGACTGTGGCTTGACCAGTGACCAATCCTTGGCTCGCTCGACCAAAGCCCACGAGTCAATCTTTCCATAACCGAAAACATGGCTGAACTTCTTGCCAAT contains:
- the ATG24 gene encoding Sorting nexin-4 (EggNog:ENOG41~BUSCO:EOG09261PNZ); the encoded protein is MTATEQQQDDFSNVSWSEHVHDQTSRSVPPAEEPGHDMNAPGTGLEIDAPSLGNEVLECTVGTPIKENDGTKDAFVSYLITTNSTFSAFQRSTTTVRRRFTDFVFLYKQLTRDYPAAAVPPLPDKQRMEYVRGDRFGSDFTARRAHSLQRFLNRLSLHPTLRRAPILHTFLESPDWNATMRSRGARASSASDPGSAGVFDNFADTFINAFTKLHRPDRRFLEVKEKSDKLDDDLGHIEKVIARVARRETDLEVDLRDLAEQFQKLIPLEPHVEPAVHGFSASIEDTATHLRKLKDVTDQDYLGSLRDMQAYSIALKNLLKAREQKQLDYEQLTEYLNKSTTERDTLQSGHHGGSGAGSFLRAKIEDVRGVDHEQARRERTRKLELRVEELTHEVESARKTSDMFDDEVVKEVADFERIKRIEMKSQLGGLADAHIEFYGEVASIWEKYVQEMEKESITSA